A segment of the Candidatus Izimaplasma bacterium HR1 genome:
ATGTCTTGACATATGAGCGTTCGCTCATATATAATCAAGAAGTATTAATAACGATGTGCTGATGTACCTCGCTCTTGTAAGGGAATACTTAAGAGGTGTGAATAATGATTAAAAAAATCATAATGCAAGGTTTGGTTTGCTCAAACTGTGCTGCAAAGATAGAAAAAGAATTAAGTAAATTAGATTATATCCATAGTGCAACATTTAACTTTCCTAATCAGGTGATGTTGATTGATGTAACTGACGATTATAATGAAGAAGCTGCAGTTGAAGAAATATCTAAAATTGTTGATTCAATTGAAGACGGTGTAAGTACATATCCTTATGATCGTCGTCACTTCATGAATACCGTTAAAGAAATAGAATCTTATTTCTGGTTTTATGTAGGTATTGCAGTAACTTTAGTTGGTTCACTATTTGAGCATCTTTTTTATGCAAATAATCCGGATACTCGCTTATTCTATATTATATATGTAGCTCTATACTGGATTGGATACATCTTCATCGCTCAAAAAATCGCAAGAAAAACATTTAGAACTATTAAAAGAGGACAACTCTTTGATGAGAATACCTTAATGTTCATTGCAACAATTACAGCGATGTTACTTGGGCATTTCTATGAAGCACCATTAATTATTATCTTTTATACCTTAGGTGAGTATTTACAACACCAAGCTGTTCACCGAAGTAAACAAGAAGTTTCTAGTCTAATTGATTTACGTATTGATTATGCAAATAAATTAGTTGGTGAAGAGGTTATCATTGTTGATCCAATGGCAATTAAGAAAGGTGATATCTTAATTGTAAGAAATGGTGAAAAGATACCAGTAGATGGTACAGTCTTAAAAGGTAACACCAGTTTAAATACAAGTGCTTTAACAGGTGAAGCTAAGTTATCAACTGTTAAAATAGGTGATTATGTTTTAAGTGGAAATATCAATGTTGGTAGTGTTATTGAAATAGAAGCTAACAAAGAGTATCAAGAATCAACTATTTCTAAAATGATTGATTTAATTGAGAACTCAACAAATCATAAAGCAAGACCAGAAAACTTTATTACAAGTTTCGCGAAATATTATACTCCAATCGTAACAATAGGTGCATTCTTAATGTTCTTAATCCCGACTGTTATCACATACTTTACTAGTCCAGAATTAGCATTTAGTAGCTATGCTTCAGATAATTTATACAATGCTGCAATCTTCTTAGTAGTTAGTTGTCCTTGTGCTTTAGTACTCAGTGTTCCTTTATCATACTTTGCGGGAATCGGTACTGCTGCTCGAAAAGGTATATTATTTAAAGGTAGTAGTTTCTTACATATGATGACTAAAGTTGACGCAATTGGTATTGATAAGACAGGTACAATTACTCATGGTAATTTCGAAGTTACAGAATATACTGATTTAGAGACACTTAAAATTGCTGCTAGTATTGAAAGATTCAGTAATCATCCAATTGCTCAATCAATCGTGAAAAACTATGTAGGCGAATATTATGACTACCGTGATGTTGAAGAATTACCTGGATATGGTTTAGTGGTGAATACACCAGATGGTAAAATCTTAGCTGGTAACCGTAAATTATTAAGTAAGCATAAAGTTAGAGTACATGATAAAAAAGTTATGGTAGGAAGTAATGTTTTTGTTTCTAAGAATGGTAAATATATCGGTAAAGTTATCGTTAGTGATACTATTAAAGATTCATCACGTAATATCTTACGTAAACTATCGCATGATTATCATATAACAATGTTAACTGGTGACAATGAAACAACTGCCGCTAGTGTAGCAGGTGACTTAGGAGGAATTAACTTCTTAAGCGGATTACTACCAGGTGAAAAAGTTGAAGCATTTAACGCTATTGAAACAAAACAGTATAAAATGTATATTGGTGATGGTATCAATGACGCACCATTACTTAAAAATGCTGATATCGGTGTAGCAATGGGTGATGGTAGTGAAATAGCTATCGATGTTGCTGATGTAGTAATTATGGGTAACGATTTAAAACTTGTTGATGACGCATTTAAAATAGCTAAAAAGACAAAACGTATTGTATTTGAAAATATTATCTTCAGTTTAGCAATTAAGGCCATCTTCTTAACTCTAGCAGGTTTCGGAGAAACAAAAATGATTTGGGCAATATTTGCTGATGTAGGTATTTCACTAATCGCAGTTATGAATAGTTTAAGATTAATTTCTGGGAGGGCAAAAAAATGAGTAAAGAAAAAATTCACAATATCAGTGAAACTGTAAAATTATTTAAGATATATAGTGATTTCACCCGGCTTAGAATTATCGATCTTTTAATTGAGAAAGAACACTGTGTTCAAGATATCGCAGATAGTCTTGATGCAAGCCAATCGGCAATTTCTCATCAGTTGAAACTACTAAGAGATTTGCATGTTGTAAAAACAAGAAAACAAGGTAAACAAGTTTTCTATAGTTTACAAGACAACCATATTAAGGAAATATTCTTAATCGGTTATTCTCATGCAACAGAATGTTCTGACTAAATAAAAAAAAGTTCTTCCAAATTGGAAGAACTTTTTTAATGTTTTACAAGTGCGTATTTTTTCTTACCACGTTTGATAACAGTAAACTGTTTACCAAGCGCATCTTCTTTTTTGACCATGAATTCTAAATCCTTAACTTTTTCACCATTAATACTAACAGCGTTATTCTTAATAAATTCTCTAGATTCTCTTTTACTAGAAGCTAATCCCGCTTCAATTAATAGATCTACTAAATTTTTATCTTCAGTTACGGTAGTAGAAGGAACATCTTTAAAACCATCTTTGATTTCTTCAATATTTAATGATTTGATATCACCACTAAATAATGCTTTTGAAATACGTAGCGCACTTTCATATGCTTCTCTACCATGAACTAAAACTGTTAATTCTTCTGCAATTTTATGTTGAGCTAAACGTTTATGTGGTGCTGCTTCAAATTCTTCGATAATTGCTTTTGTATCTTCAACACTCATAAATGTAAATTTCTTTAAGAAACTAACTGCATCTTTATCTGGAGTGTTAATCCAGTATTGGAAAAACTCATATACACTAGATCTATTTTTATCTAGCCAAATTGCTCCTCCTGCTGTTTTACCAAACTTAGAACCATCAGCTTTTGTTAGTAACGGCCATGTGAATCCGTAACCTTTCGCATCAGTTTCTTGTGTCTTTCTGATTAATTCTAGACCTGCAGTTATATTACCCCATTGGTCTTGACCACCAATTTGTAATTTACAATTTTTATCTCGATAAAGAACCATAAAATCTAAGGACTGAATGATTTGATAACTAAATTCAGTGAAGCTAATTCCTTGTTCTAAACGAGATTTTACACTATCTTTTCCCATCATATATCCGATGTTAAAGTACTTACCAATATCACGTAAAAATGATATAACATCAAACTTACTAATCCAGTCATAGTTATTAACCACTTCTGCTGTTGGTAAGATTCTTTTTACTTGTTTAGTTATTGCTCCAGCATTTTCTAATGATTTCTCCAAAGTGAGTAATTGTCTTTCAGAAGTTCTACCACTAGGGTCACCAATCAGTCCAGTACCTCCACCAATTACTAAGATAGGATGATGACCTCTATCTTGTAATCTTTTTGATACTAAATATGATATTAAATGACCAACATGTAAACTATCTGCAGTTGGATCTGCTCCAACATAGAATGTTACACTTTCATTTTCTAATACATTTTCTAATTCTGGATCTGTGACATCAAACAATAAGTCGCGCCATTTTAATTCTTCTAATAATGTCATTGGTTTATTCATTTTAATTTCCTCCTAAAAATATAAAAAGTCCGCCCTAAAATAAGGACGAACTATTAAATCCGTGGTACCACCTTGATTCTAGTAAACTAATACTAGCCCTCTAATAGATGTAACGGTCCTAACCGTCTATGCTTTTCACATAGAACTCAGAAAGTGTATAAATATCAGTTATTCTTAGTTTTCACCAACCACTAAGTCTCTTTTAAATAACTTTGATATTCTCGTCTTCGTCTTCGTTATAAAGTTGTTTTACGTAATACAATTGAATGAGGAAGTTTTACTACTCTTTCAGCAATAACTTCTTTATTCATTAATTTAGTTAATAATCTCATCCCTACAGCACCTAAGTCATAAATAGGTACATCAACACAAGATAATTGTGGTCTTGCTAATCTAGCATACTTGGTATTTTGGAATCCGGCAACACCAATTTCTTCAGGAATTTTAACATCATTTTCAAATGCTACATTTAAAAATGAAATTGCAATTGAATCACGTACTGCGATAACACCATCTACTTTATTATCTTTAAAGTATTCATTAAAGTGTTCAGTGTTAATACTGATTCTTCCTGATGTTCTCATTACTTTAGGTTCTAATCCTGATTCATTAACAGCTCTTAAATATCCAGCTTCTTTCAAATCGTTAACCATATATTTTCTGACAGTCGAAACCATATAAATATTTTTACGACCTTCATCAATTAATTTCTTAGTTATTTCATATCCAGCTCTTTCATAATCTATTGAAACAGATGGAACTTCATCATCTTCAGGATAATATGTATTAGTCAATACAACAGGAATTTGATAAGTATTTTTAATAGTTCTTAAGAAGTCATATTGTGCACTTGTGATTTCATCATTCAAATATAGAATTCCATCAACTTGAGCAGCTATGATTTCTCTTAAAATATCTTCTTCACTAGCATCTTCACTTTCTAATATATAAAGTAAGATTGAATATTTATAAACACGAGCAATATCAGCGATCCCGTTCATCATCTCTGCGATTGAAGCACGGCTCATATCAGGAACAACAACTGCTACAGTAGTACTCTTACGACTAGCTAAACCCTTTGCGAATGCATTTGGCTTATAACCTAGTTCTTCGATTACTCTTAATACTCTTTCTCTAGTTTCAGGTTTTACTTTTTCTGGATTATTAATAGCTCGTGATACTGTTGCTAAACTAACACGCGCTGCTCCAGCTACATCATAAATAGTTGCTTTACTCATTAATAGCACCTTCTTTCATCAATAAAATTATATCATAAATGAAAATGTTTTCAACATAAATGGCATAAAAAATGAAAAGTTTTCATTAATTTGTGCAAAGTGCTAAAAATATTAGTTTAATAACCTAACTAAGATGTTACTAAGGCAAAATAAAAACACCTATAAAAGGTGTTTTTTTGTTATACTACCGGGGTTTTGACAATAGTGTTTGCCTTGTATTTTAGTTTATCAACAAGATTAAATTCATCCTCTAATCTATCGATGTAAAGATCATTGATTTCATCTATTTTCAAACCTTTTTCTTCATATGTTTTTTTGATTCTTTCGTATCTTACTTTTTCTTTAATTTCTACAAATACAGTTACATCTGATGCATTATATATAACATCTAACCCTAGAGTTATAACCCCATCAATAATAATAACTCCTTCATCAATTAGTTTATAAGAATGAGTTCCTTTTTCAATACCTCTTGTTTTTGATTCATAGGCATGAAAGTGAACCTCTTCTTCATTGAGTAAATTGTTAAAGTCATTAATTAGTTTTTGATAGTTAAATCGATCATAGACATTCATTTCTTCGGTTCTTTCAGAAACAGGAATAATCCAATCTTCTAAATGAATAATTTGTGTATTCATCTCTTTTTCTTGAAGTATATCGTGAAGTTTTTTAGCAAGAGTTGATTTTCCAGATCTAGATTTACCAGAGATAGAAACGATACATCTAGGTTTTTTCTTCTGTGTTCTTAAAATGTGTTCAATTAGTTGTTCTACATTTAAGCTCTTCATAACTCACCACCTGTTTAGTATTTACAAACAACTGATTATTCAGTTATTTGATTACTATAATTATATCATAGTTATAAATGTAAACGCTACCCTTATTTGTAGGAGAATATAATTAAAAAGAAAAAAGTACAATAATGTACTTTTTTCTTATAATCTTACTCGATCAATCTTCCCCAAACTGCGTTTCTCAGAATCAAATGAAGTTTCAATTCTATTACCTATTTGCATAACAACTTTATACTCTCCATACTCTAACTTCCAAACATTACAATCTTTACCAATATAGACTTTTTTATCTTTTCCTTTAATGACTTTATAGGTAAACATTGAATATGAGTAAGCCATAGTATAATCATCGGATACATCAACATAATCGACATCCCAATGATACAATACTTTATCTGCAGTATATAAACCTTCTAACCTTTTCCTAACTGTATCTTTTCCTTTAACACTTTGGTGATGACCTGGTGTTGCAAATATCACATCATCACTTAAATATTTTAACCATCCCTCAACACCTAGAGTGTTCACATCCCGACAATAAGCAAGTTCTAATTCTTTGATTTCTTCAATAACTCGTTGTTTATTGATAGTCTCACACCCTTTCTAAACATAAAAGGACAACACGAGTACTCGTAGTTGTCCTTTTATTTATTATACCATAATTAAATTTTGTTTACTAATTGTGTTTCTTTGTCATATTCTTATATGCAGGTCTGTTAAATCGTAGCACTTTTGCGAACACAAACAAGAGAAACATAACAATAAAAACATATCCATAATCCATAACATCGTTTAATGACAAAAGTCCCGCGATTGGTATTATCCAAAAGAGATCAAGGAAATCTTTTCCCGGCATATCTTTAAATAAAGGATACTTAAACAATGATTCTCTAAATTCATCATATTTTAGAACAATCTTCATAGCATCCTCTTGAGCTACATCATAATCATTTACTATATCTTCCTTACAATACCACTTTCTTTTATCAAACCTTTGATTACCAAGTTCAAAAGTATTATCATTTTTCCTAAGTTTTATTTGAAACCTATTAGCTTTTTTAATCAAAAACAGATGATTCTCAAATGATTCATAATCATAAAAGATTTCTTCATCAACCTTTAGAAAAACAACTTGAAACCCTATTTCAATCAAATCAACTATTTCTTCTTTAAACCTTGGATAATTATCTCGTGTAATAAATGCTCTTCCTATATATCCCATAATTTCTCCTTTGATAAAACAAAACCCTAGAATATTTTCTAGGGTCTTATTAACTTTATCTTCTCTCTTTAATACGAGATTGTTTAGCAGAAAGTCCTCTGATATAGAATAGTCTAGCTCTACGAACTTTACCTTTTCTTAATACTTCAACTTTTTCTACTAGTGGTGAGTGGATAGGGAATGTTCTTTCAATTCCTACACCGTAAGAAACTTTTCTTACTGTGAATGTTTCACTAATTCCTCCACCTTGTCTTTTCATTACTAATCCTTCAAATAACTGGATTCTTTCACGGTTACCCTCTTTAATCTTAACAGAAACTTTTACAGTATCTCCAGATCTAAAATCAGGAACATCAGTTTTTTGATAATCATTAGTAATATCACTTAATAATTGCTGAGACATGATATCAACTCCTTATTTTTTTAAAACCTGCTCATAAGGATTTCCAAAGCGGAGCAAATTTATATAGATTTAACAGCGTGAATTATTATAGCATACGTCTATTTCAAATGCAAGAATAAAATCACTTAAATTCTACGACTTGATATGTATCATATTGACGTCCGTCAATATTCAAATAAACGCGGTAATTACCACTTATTCCCTCTTCATTAACATAGAAAGTTAGGAAGCGTTCATCGCCTTGGAAAACAGAGCTACACATTGCTGTGTATGCGCTTCTCGAAGTCGGTATATTGTATAATAATTTGTCAGTATCGCTTTCTAGAATTAAGTAGATTTCCTCATATCTATTAAAGATACCTTCTACTACTAATCTATCTGTTTGCTTAACAACATTTAATTCATAACCGATTGGTAATGTATCAAAGAATGTATATCTTTTATCAATTGGTTCTAAATATTGTTTTGTTACTGCTTGATTACCTAAAGCTTCTCCTGCGCCTAATGTAAAAACAGTTAAACTATTATATGGTGTTAAACGTGCAGCACGGTAATAGTTACCACTAACTCTTAACCTGTAGGCAATTTCATCATTTAGTAGTTCTACTGTAATTGAATTCTCATAAATGGTTCCTTCACCATTATATAGAGGGGCAGGGATATTTAATGGACCTAAATCACTAGAATAAGCAATCCCACCACTATGAATCATATAGTTGCTATCGGTGTAATATTCAACATTTGAAATATAAGGACTATAAAAATCAGGACCTAGTTCTTTTCCATATTGATATACTTGTGCTATTTCCATTGTATCAGTATTAATGTCATAAATTACACCTCTACTGTAACTAGAGCTAGCACTAACATAATTTTCACTATTTTTTGATTTATTATTACCATTATCAAAGATAAAGATATTACCATCAGGTAATAATTTTGCGCTATGTTGAGCGTATTGCCATTCAAAGATTGGACTTGTTGGTGTGAAAAAGTAATCTTCAACTAAGTTTGGTGTATCCCAGTTAGTAGGATCACCGATAATCCAGTTTAAGTCTCCTGAATCGTATCCAATACTTATAACAGCATCTTGGTGTCTTCCAGATAAGATAATGCTATTATTAACAGAATCAAAATCAATTGAATTGTTATGGAACCAGTCTGCACTAGTCCACATTTGGGTCATACCTTCTGTTGTTGGTATATAATCTGCGATGTCCCATGTTTTTATGACTGTTCCTGTAGTTCTATCGATTTCAACAACAATGTCTTCTACAGTACCATTAAAGTCGCTTGAAAGGACTAGTAAATTACCATTATCTAGTTCTACTAAATCATGGTGGAAACCACCAGGAATATAGTATTCTTTATAGATTTTACCTAATAAATCCATTTCATATAACCCAGTTGTATAATAAGGATCACTAATAATTCGGTCTGTCCCTATCATTAAGTGTCCATTATCTAAAAACTCTGGACCAAATCCTAAACCAATATTTAAATACCATCTCACATCACCATTATAGTCATATGCGACTGGTAAGTTACTTGTTGCAGGACTAAGCATCATAAAGTCATCAGAAAAATACTCATAAGTAGTATCAATCGTTGCGTCTGGTAATCTTAAAATATCTTCTTCAGCTATAACGATATCAACATTAGTTGTATAAATCATTTCTCCAGTTAGTGCTTCAACTTGAGAATACTCATAAAGTTCGATCGTAGTTGAACCTTCATACAATCCATAAAGAGGGATTGTATGTTTATTTGTTTCACCAGTTATAAATTCTAGGTCTGCGTCTGTAGTTTTTCCTTTTACAACAATCTTAAAGTTAGTTGTTTCCTCGGTATCAAACATTAGTAATGCTGATAAAGGTGCAATCCCATAAGGGTTAACTTTAATAAAAGGCTCTGTTTTTGTATATGTACCTTCGTTATATTCTTCTACCATTGTTGTTTCTAATCTTGTTTGTTTAGCTAGAAGGTTTTCAATTTCACTAATTGTTGTACTTCGGGGTTGACTAAAACCATAAATCATAAAGGAAATAATAATCAAGATTACAATAATTGCTGGAATCGCAATTATTAAGTTATTTTCATCAAATATTTTTTTAATAAAATTATTCAAGATTTTTCCCTCCTTTATGTTTCTTATATAAGTCTTTTCTTCGTTCTTTAGTTCGTTTTAATGATTGATCATAACGCCACTTTTCAATATGAGCATGATGTCCATTTAATAGAACTTCAGGAACTTCTTTACCCATAAATTCACGTGGTCTTGTATAGTGAGGATGTTCTAATAAATTATCACTAAAGGAATCATTAAGATGTGATTCATCTTTGTTAATCACATTTGGTTTTACTCTTGTGATAGCATCGATTAAAACCATTGCTGCTAATTCTCCTCCTGTTAAAACATAATCTCCAATGGATATTTCTAAATCAAAGTAATCTCTAATTCTTTCATCATATCCTTCGTAATGTCCACAAAGTATTATTAGATGTTTATTAGTACTTAGTTCATATGCTTTATTTTGACTAAAGGTCTCACCTTGCGGTGAAACCATTATTTTCAATGCTTCTTTATATCCTTCTATACTCGTTAAAGCGTCATAAACTGGTTGGACTTGTAGGACCATTCCAGCACCACCACCAAAAGGATAGTCATCGACTTTGTGGTGTTTATTGTTCGAGAACTCTCTAAAGTCAATGAGGTTGATTTCGACAAGAGAATTTTTAATAGCTCTTGCCATAATGCTTTCTTCTAAAAACCCCTTAAACATGTTTGGGAATAAGGTTAGAACGTCTATCCTCATATTAATCCCTCCCATTCTAAGAGTGTTATTCTATTTTCTTGTTTATTAACTTCTTTTATAAAATGTTTATTAAAAGGTATCAATGCTTTTTTCTTATGTCCGGTGTCAACTTCTAATAGTTCACCTTGAGGTACTTCTCTAACACTCTGAACTTTACCGATTAACTCATTAGTATATACTTCCATACCAACTAACTCATCGAAGTAGAATTCATCTTCAGGTAAATCGTGTTTTTGATCAGCATTAATTCGCAAGTCTGAACCTTTATATTTTTCGACTTGATTGATATTTGTGAATTCATCAAAATCGATATGTTCTATTGTTTTTACGCTTCTGAATTTGGTTACTGTCACAGGAATTAATTCATCCTTAAAAGCGATATAAAGGGTATTACCTTTTTTATATCTTTCGTTTTTAAAATCCGTGAATGATTTTACTTTTAGTGTTCCTTTTAGTCCGTGTGTGTTTGTAATAACACCAATTGTGATTAATTCCATATTAAGACTCCTTTTATTTACTAAACATTACTTTTTCATTTTGGAATAGTTTATTCATAACAAAGATTAAGATTGAAACATAAACAATGCTTGAAGAAACCATTAGGATAAACTGTAGTGGGACAACATCAAATGTTAAGATGCTGATTAGCATATTTACACTGTTATAAATTGGGATTAAATAAAGAACTGAATTGGTAGCTGCTTCACCACTAAACATTGATGAAACACCAATAATTATACTTACGAAGTAGAATGGTAAGATTAACATTCCTGCTTCTTTAATTGTTCTTGCATAAGTTGAGACAACAGCGATTATTCCAACAATTACTAATACTGTTGCGAATAATACCGCTATAATCATTAAGTAATCATTAATCCCATAAATTGATGCACTTAACTCTCCGCCTGCTTCACCCATTAGGTTTTTAAGACCGAAGATAATACCAATAAATGATGATGTAGCACTCATTAAAGATATTACACTAAGACTCATTACTTTACCAATAGCGATTTCAAATCTTTTTACGGGAGTTACAAGTAAGGTAGCGATAGTTCCACGCTCTTTTTCACCAGCGATACTATCAGGACCAATATTCATTGCTCCACTAAATAAGAACATGATAATTAACATCGGTAATAACATAGCAAATGCTTGTCCTTGAGCTCTATCTAAATTAACGATGTTTGTTGGTGATTGGATAAATGGATAAACATCATCACCAAATCTTATAGTATTAATACTAGCAGCATAACCATTTAGAACTGATTGTGCATTAGCAAATGTATTACTACTGTATTTCTCACCTGAATTATAATAAGTAAGAATTGTTGGTAAAACATATTCAGGATCTTCGTAATTAACTAAATTTGTTTCAAAGTTTTCCGGGAAGACGATTAGTAAATCAATTTCCCCATCTAATATTTTAGCTTCAATAACTTCTTGGGTTAATTCTGATTTATCATGAATTTCTACTGGTACAACTGTATATTCATCAGCACCAACAGTTCCATCATCATTTAAATCAGAATAATTTCTTATATCGTTTAACTCAGTAATAATTGATTGAGGTGCATTTTCTTGATAGATAACCATAGTATGTTCTATTATATCTTTATTTTCACCTTCCATTACATTACCCATTAATGAGTACATCGCAAAGATCATTATACCTGGGAATATAACAGCCATAATTAATAATCTTTTATCACTAACAACTCGATAAAACTCTTTCTTAAATACGATAATTGCATTTTTCATTATAGTGTTCCCTCCTCTTCCTTAACAAGGTCGAAGAAGTAATCCTCTAAGTCTTTGTTTTCCTGGTCTTTTAATATATTGTCTAATGTATCGCAAATTTTCATTTTTCCGTTAATTATTATTCCGACACGATCACATAGTTTTTCAACAACACTTAAAATATGTGTTGAAATAATAATTGTTTTTCCTTGATTTCTCAGTTCTCTTAAATAGTCTGTTACATTTCTAGCAGTTAGAACGTCAAGACCGTTTGTTGGTTCATCAAAGATGATGAATTCAGGATCATGAACTAAACTAATAGCAATACTAGCTTTTTGTTTCATCCCTGTTGATAATTCGCCAACTTTTACTTCCATAAACTCAGTAATTCCGAATATCTCAAATAACTGTGCTTTTCTTGTTTCAATTACTTCTAAGTCAGAAATACCGTGTAGCTTAGAAAAATATGTAAAAAGGTAATTAGGTGTGAAATGGTCTTCTAGTTTTAACTCACTAGTTAAGAATCCAATTTTACCTAAAACATCAAATGAATCTGTTTTAACACTACTTCCACCAACAAAGATATCTCCTTCATCTGGTTTTATTAATGTTGAAATAGCACGTAAACAAGTTGTTTTACCAGCACCATTCGGTCCTAATAAACCAAATATTTCGCCAGGATAAGCTGTGAAACTTAAACCGTTACAAGCTACTTTTACTTTTTCATTTGTTTTTTCAATTTTTTGTTGTTTCCTTGATATCTTAAATGTTTTTCTTAAATTTTGAACTTCTAAAGTATTCATATAATTCTCCCCATAAGTACTAGATCTATGTATTCTGTGTCTACATAAAATCCGTTTATTCTAATTCCTTCGATTTCAAACCCTGCTCGCTTATATACTTTGATTGCATTCGGATTATCTTGTCGAACATCTAATTCTATTTTTGTTTTACCTAGTTCTTTTGCTTTTTCAACTAGTAAATCCATCAGGATAGAACCAAGCCCTAAATTATTATAATCTTGTAAAACACTAATTCCTAAATTTACTTTATGTTTCAATCTTCGTAAAGAACTACCATGAATCCCTGTCATACTGATTAATCTATCTTTGTCAAAAGCAACATAAATAAAATTGTCTTCAGAATTAACTGCGTTTTCTAAAAACTTCTTTTCTTCTTCAACCGTCATTGTAAATTCATCAGGGTCTCTTGATAAGTTCTTAGTTTCAGTATTTACTATTTTCACGTATTCAACCGCTTTTGCAGCATCTGACACTTGAACTTGTCTGATTTCTACTTCCAAACCATTTTTTAATGTGTATTCCATAAATTCACCTCGCTCTTATAAGTTGATTATAATGTTGGTTATATTTTAATAAAATATACAATCAATATCTATTTGTCATAATGTGTTTCGCATAATAAATTATATAATTTATTTAATATATAATCAATATCTTATGTAAAGACAAAAAAAAGACCTAATTTTAGGTCTTAAAACGAATCAATATTAATGGTAACTTTTTTACCTTCTCTTGATGCGCTTGCATAAGCGATTGTTCTAATTGCGTTTGCTATTCGTCCGTTCTTTCCAATTACCCTACCAAGATCTTCTTGGTTGACGATAATCTGGATAGTAAGCATTTCGTCTTCTTCTGAAAACTTCTTAACC
Coding sequences within it:
- the assT gene encoding Arylsulfate sulfotransferase AssT precursor: MNNFIKKIFDENNLIIAIPAIIVILIIISFMIYGFSQPRSTTISEIENLLAKQTRLETTMVEEYNEGTYTKTEPFIKVNPYGIAPLSALLMFDTEETTNFKIVVKGKTTDADLEFITGETNKHTIPLYGLYEGSTTIELYEYSQVEALTGEMIYTTNVDIVIAEEDILRLPDATIDTTYEYFSDDFMMLSPATSNLPVAYDYNGDVRWYLNIGLGFGPEFLDNGHLMIGTDRIISDPYYTTGLYEMDLLGKIYKEYYIPGGFHHDLVELDNGNLLVLSSDFNGTVEDIVVEIDRTTGTVIKTWDIADYIPTTEGMTQMWTSADWFHNNSIDFDSVNNSIILSGRHQDAVISIGYDSGDLNWIIGDPTNWDTPNLVEDYFFTPTSPIFEWQYAQHSAKLLPDGNIFIFDNGNNKSKNSENYVSASSSYSRGVIYDINTDTMEIAQVYQYGKELGPDFYSPYISNVEYYTDSNYMIHSGGIAYSSDLGPLNIPAPLYNGEGTIYENSITVELLNDEIAYRLRVSGNYYRAARLTPYNSLTVFTLGAGEALGNQAVTKQYLEPIDKRYTFFDTLPIGYELNVVKQTDRLVVEGIFNRYEEIYLILESDTDKLLYNIPTSRSAYTAMCSSVFQGDERFLTFYVNEEGISGNYRVYLNIDGRQYDTYQVVEFK
- the trmD gene encoding tRNA (guanine-N(1)-)-methyltransferase; this translates as MRIDVLTLFPNMFKGFLEESIMARAIKNSLVEINLIDFREFSNNKHHKVDDYPFGGGAGMVLQVQPVYDALTSIEGYKEALKIMVSPQGETFSQNKAYELSTNKHLIILCGHYEGYDERIRDYFDLEISIGDYVLTGGELAAMVLIDAITRVKPNVINKDESHLNDSFSDNLLEHPHYTRPREFMGKEVPEVLLNGHHAHIEKWRYDQSLKRTKERRKDLYKKHKGGKNLE
- the rimM gene encoding Ribosome maturation factor RimM, with the translated sequence MELITIGVITNTHGLKGTLKVKSFTDFKNERYKKGNTLYIAFKDELIPVTVTKFRSVKTIEHIDFDEFTNINQVEKYKGSDLRINADQKHDLPEDEFYFDELVGMEVYTNELIGKVQSVREVPQGELLEVDTGHKKKALIPFNKHFIKEVNKQENRITLLEWEGLI
- a CDS encoding ABC-2 family transporter protein, with translation MKNAIIVFKKEFYRVVSDKRLLIMAVIFPGIMIFAMYSLMGNVMEGENKDIIEHTMVIYQENAPQSIITELNDIRNYSDLNDDGTVGADEYTVVPVEIHDKSELTQEVIEAKILDGEIDLLIVFPENFETNLVNYEDPEYVLPTILTYYNSGEKYSSNTFANAQSVLNGYAASINTIRFGDDVYPFIQSPTNIVNLDRAQGQAFAMLLPMLIIMFLFSGAMNIGPDSIAGEKERGTIATLLVTPVKRFEIAIGKVMSLSVISLMSATSSFIGIIFGLKNLMGEAGGELSASIYGINDYLMIIAVLFATVLVIVGIIAVVSTYARTIKEAGMLILPFYFVSIIIGVSSMFSGEAATNSVLYLIPIYNSVNMLISILTFDVVPLQFILMVSSSIVYVSILIFVMNKLFQNEKVMFSK
- the ybhF gene encoding putative ABC transporter ATP-binding protein YbhF, giving the protein MNTLEVQNLRKTFKISRKQQKIEKTNEKVKVACNGLSFTAYPGEIFGLLGPNGAGKTTCLRAISTLIKPDEGDIFVGGSSVKTDSFDVLGKIGFLTSELKLEDHFTPNYLFTYFSKLHGISDLEVIETRKAQLFEIFGITEFMEVKVGELSTGMKQKASIAISLVHDPEFIIFDEPTNGLDVLTARNVTDYLRELRNQGKTIIISTHILSVVEKLCDRVGIIINGKMKICDTLDNILKDQENKDLEDYFFDLVKEEEGTL
- a CDS encoding putative acetyltransferase YhhY, with translation MEYTLKNGLEVEIRQVQVSDAAKAVEYVKIVNTETKNLSRDPDEFTMTVEEEKKFLENAVNSEDNFIYVAFDKDRLISMTGIHGSSLRRLKHKVNLGISVLQDYNNLGLGSILMDLLVEKAKELGKTKIELDVRQDNPNAIKVYKRAGFEIEGIRINGFYVDTEYIDLVLMGRII